A genomic window from Nicotiana sylvestris chromosome 11, ASM39365v2, whole genome shotgun sequence includes:
- the LOC138880905 gene encoding uncharacterized protein produces MVQAPSIIPPTQPARGGGRGIRGGGQAARGGDQPDVGRPRELVQSGRAQPRCYALTARPEAKASDAVITGTISVCNRDASVLFDPGSTYAYVSSYFTPYLVVPRDYLSAHVYVSTPVGDPIVVDRVYRSCVVIIGGLETRVDLVLLNMVDFDVILGMDWFSPYHAVLDSHAKSVTLTLPGLPRLEWRGTLGHSTCSVVSYMKARRMVDKGCLAYLAYVRDSSAEVPFMDSVPVVREFLEIVRDIVTLNSR; encoded by the exons atggttcaggcaccgagtatTATACCtcccactcagccagctagaggtggaggtagaggtattagaggtggaggtcaggccgctagaggtggagaccaGCCAGATGTAGGCCGTCCCAGAGAGTTAgttcagagtggtagggcccagcccagATGTTATGCTCTTACAGCTAGGCCTGAGGCTAAGGCatctgatgcagttatcacaggtacaatTTCGGTATGCaacagagatgcttcagttttatttgatccagggtctacatatgcctatgtgtcatcttattttaccCCTTATCTGGTTGTGCCCCGTGATTATTTGAGTGcacatgtatatgtgtctacgccGGTGGGTGATCCTATTGTTGTGGATCGAGTTTATCGTTCGTGTGTGGTTAtcattgggggtcttgagacccgtgtagatctcgTACTTCTcaatatggtagacttcgatgtcatcttagggatggactggttttCCCCTTATCATGCTGTTTTGGACAGCCATGCTAAAAGTGTGACCTTAACCTTGccaggtttacctcgtttagagtggagagggactcttggtcattctacctgtagtgttgtctcatatatgaaggctcgacgtatggttgataagggatgtttggcctatttggcgtatgttcgtgattctagtgccgaggttccttttATGGATTCTGTCccggttgttcgtgagtttcttgag atagtccgtgacattGTTACACTAAATTCTAGATAG